The Budorcas taxicolor isolate Tak-1 chromosome 25, Takin1.1, whole genome shotgun sequence genome includes a region encoding these proteins:
- the PATE2 gene encoding prostate and testis expressed protein 2, producing the protein MEINQCLPQATAHDQSPRMSVLFLLPVVIVVCMSKGEFYEHMKEPMMCYKCKRYHLGICYESMRSCTLKYKQTCAVENVYFLTKKGRSMYFYSKLSCKANCEDINFLSFDKRTELICCKHKSYCNLPEGV; encoded by the exons ATGGAGATCAACCAGTGCCTTCCACAGGCAACTGCACATGACCAAAGTCCCAGGATGTCTGTTCTGTTTCTGCTGCCCGTTGTCATTGTAGTCTGCATGAGTAAGG gCGAATTTTATGAACATATGAAAG AGCCAATGATGTGTTACAAATGTAAAAGATATCATCTCGGGATATGCTATGAATCCATGAGGTCCTGCACCCTGAAGTACAAACAGACATGTGCTGTTGAAAACGTTTACTTCCTTACCAAAAAAG GGCGGAGTATGTATTTTTATTCAAAACTGTCATGTAAGGCCAACTGTGAAGACATCAACTTCTtaagttttgacaagagaacagAGCTCATCTGTTGCAAACATAAAAGCTACTGCAACCTCCCCGAAGGTGTCTAA